The Chitinophagales bacterium genome has a window encoding:
- a CDS encoding gliding motility-associated C-terminal domain-containing protein — protein sequence MYRKFVQSLATAFVTLLLMCFNQDRAFASHFAAGEIYLTYIGEGADGCSNTSEYKYLLTIDIYRACEGGSPAPLTALVNYGSVNAGVSSSINMSNPIKDTLHDLCEAFVPQNSCITPANASTFPAYIRHRFVDTLVLPSAQTDWLFSYSSCCRNSGIVNGASNGSFYIETGLNNLTKYNNSTPRFLVKPLPYICAMQPAIYLNGPYDPNGDSMFTKVQAPLGAANTPIPYLAPNYSLADPMGAAPGTSFNFDNATASASFTPANQGKYVMAFRCEEFERGTGISLGFVVRDVQVSVFGCNAPPPAVDDLPLTIDNASLVKVNGEDAILACPGSNIKFPVNTKSTNPNSNIYLEANVGSIPGSAFTTTGAGTASVTGEFTWTPTSSDIGEHTLIITGKDSTCSGTGFAIVLKNYTVLLIKVVSGLDAGPDLPICEIGGDSVQLFVRGADAADSIGLVWSVAGGGPVEGLSDLTIHNPRAKPDVTTDYIVSAPQMIGGCKSVDTVSVFIDKTNGVVITPKNPNNPENALVLCRPGYIQLEALISGRPPKNNVACGTGGPTICSKPDTGIVYGSAVYGRVPYDTFSVNSPIMFTTLRTNKQQYLIHKEDLQNADIYSSTIRGLAMEAKGTSNPGYVYSNFRIFVKCTEKNELSKNTGFENFGLTQVYSAPTVTFEDGLHVYPFTSAYNWDTTKNLIVQFCYSDNPDVDTGCGVSSSPPIIPYVPTTYISGLKLVGADPTVTSVCGIDKDPNILDVPARPVLHFIYCEADPLPFDVKWTNSQYLSDTTIVQPLAYVPKTSTFVVQTIGRSNCVMRDTLEVYVPEHDMRVEPIDTAFCLGDKAPFTIYGGKFFKWYEYDAANDSFLTPVSVIDPTKGFTYIGPQRSTDYRIVVSDSVWCYDTLSAKIKILPLPDVRILNKDDTTIKYGQSFQILATGARLYNWSPVSSLNNPNISYPIARPTEDTKYIVGGIATNGCRAFDTLHVIVDKKDNLFVPSAFSPNGDGKNDIFRVTNLSFQRIMEFRVFNRWGVEVFSTNDSRMGWDGNYEGKPQEMGTYTYLIRVAYPDGFVETYKGETTLIR from the coding sequence ATGTATAGAAAGTTTGTACAATCATTAGCAACAGCGTTTGTAACGCTGTTGCTAATGTGCTTTAATCAAGACAGAGCTTTTGCATCGCATTTTGCAGCAGGAGAGATTTATTTAACCTATATCGGAGAGGGAGCAGACGGATGTAGTAATACAAGTGAGTATAAATACTTGCTGACGATAGACATCTACCGGGCCTGTGAAGGAGGTTCGCCGGCACCGCTTACGGCATTGGTGAATTATGGTTCTGTGAATGCCGGTGTGTCAAGCTCAATTAATATGAGCAACCCCATAAAAGATACTTTGCATGACCTGTGCGAAGCTTTTGTTCCTCAGAACTCATGTATTACCCCCGCCAATGCGTCTACTTTCCCTGCTTATATCAGGCACAGGTTTGTAGATACTCTGGTGTTGCCCTCTGCACAAACAGACTGGTTATTCTCTTATTCATCATGTTGCAGAAATAGTGGTATCGTGAATGGTGCGTCTAACGGCTCATTCTACATTGAGACAGGATTGAATAACCTGACAAAATACAATAATAGCACACCAAGGTTTCTGGTGAAACCATTGCCATATATATGTGCTATGCAGCCAGCAATTTACCTGAATGGCCCATATGATCCCAATGGCGACTCAATGTTCACTAAAGTTCAGGCACCACTGGGCGCAGCTAACACGCCTATCCCTTACCTGGCGCCAAATTATTCTCTTGCAGACCCTATGGGTGCTGCTCCGGGAACATCATTCAACTTTGATAATGCAACTGCGAGTGCATCGTTCACCCCTGCCAACCAGGGAAAATATGTTATGGCATTTCGCTGCGAAGAATTTGAACGCGGTACAGGTATATCGTTAGGATTCGTTGTACGTGACGTACAGGTTTCTGTATTTGGTTGCAACGCTCCTCCGCCTGCCGTAGACGACTTGCCATTGACGATCGATAATGCCAGCCTGGTGAAGGTAAATGGTGAGGATGCGATATTAGCATGCCCGGGTAGTAATATCAAATTTCCGGTAAATACAAAATCAACAAACCCCAACAGTAATATCTACCTGGAAGCGAACGTAGGTAGTATTCCGGGTTCAGCATTTACTACTACGGGTGCAGGCACAGCAAGTGTTACGGGTGAATTTACATGGACACCTACCTCTTCTGATATAGGTGAGCACACACTTATAATAACGGGTAAAGATTCAACTTGTAGTGGTACCGGTTTTGCGATTGTTCTGAAAAACTATACGGTACTGTTGATCAAAGTGGTTTCCGGACTGGATGCTGGACCAGATTTGCCTATATGTGAGATTGGCGGTGACTCTGTACAACTATTTGTGCGTGGTGCAGACGCTGCAGACAGTATCGGTCTTGTGTGGTCAGTTGCAGGTGGAGGCCCGGTTGAAGGTCTTAGTGATCTGACGATACATAACCCTAGGGCGAAGCCTGACGTAACTACAGACTATATTGTTTCGGCACCTCAAATGATAGGTGGCTGTAAATCAGTAGACACTGTTTCTGTATTTATTGATAAAACAAACGGTGTTGTGATCACACCTAAAAATCCGAACAATCCCGAAAATGCACTGGTACTATGTAGGCCAGGGTATATTCAGCTGGAAGCGTTAATATCCGGAAGGCCACCTAAGAATAATGTAGCATGTGGTACCGGTGGGCCAACCATCTGTTCTAAGCCTGATACGGGAATAGTTTACGGATCTGCTGTATACGGGCGTGTGCCTTACGATACGTTCAGCGTAAACTCTCCAATTATGTTCACAACTTTACGTACGAACAAGCAACAATACCTGATACATAAAGAAGACCTGCAGAACGCGGACATTTATTCGTCCACCATCAGGGGACTGGCAATGGAAGCTAAAGGAACAAGTAACCCGGGCTATGTATATAGTAACTTCAGGATATTTGTTAAGTGTACCGAAAAAAATGAACTCAGTAAAAATACAGGATTCGAGAATTTCGGTCTTACACAGGTATACTCTGCGCCTACCGTGACTTTTGAAGATGGTTTGCACGTATATCCTTTTACGTCTGCATATAACTGGGATACCACCAAAAACCTGATCGTACAATTTTGTTATAGTGACAACCCTGATGTTGATACAGGATGTGGTGTCTCTAGTAGCCCGCCAATTATTCCATATGTACCGACTACTTATATTTCCGGTTTGAAACTGGTAGGAGCTGATCCTACTGTTACAAGTGTATGTGGTATTGATAAGGACCCGAACATACTTGATGTGCCTGCCCGTCCGGTATTACACTTCATTTATTGCGAGGCTGATCCATTGCCTTTTGATGTAAAATGGACGAATTCCCAGTATTTGTCAGATACTACCATAGTTCAGCCATTGGCATACGTGCCTAAGACGTCAACCTTCGTAGTACAAACGATTGGCCGCAGTAACTGTGTGATGCGCGATACACTGGAGGTGTATGTACCAGAACACGACATGCGCGTAGAGCCTATTGATACAGCCTTCTGTCTCGGTGATAAAGCACCGTTCACTATCTACGGAGGTAAATTCTTCAAATGGTATGAGTATGATGCCGCCAATGACAGTTTCCTTACACCTGTAAGTGTGATCGACCCAACGAAAGGTTTCACCTATATCGGGCCACAGAGGAGCACAGATTACCGTATTGTGGTGTCAGACAGTGTATGGTGTTATGATACATTATCAGCCAAGATCAAGATACTTCCGTTGCCTGATGTACGTATCCTGAACAAGGATGATACGACCATCAAGTATGGTCAGTCGTTCCAGATACTGGCAACAGGTGCCAGGTTGTATAACTGGAGCCCGGTATCGTCGCTGAACAATCCTAATATCTCATACCCGATAGCACGTCCTACCGAAGATACTAAGTACATCGTAGGTGGTATAGCAACCAATGGTTGCCGTGCGTTTGACACGCTGCATGTGATAGTAGATAAGAAGGATAACCTGTTTGTACCGAGTGCGTTCAGCCCGAACGGAGATGGTAAGAATGACATCTTTAGGGTAACGAACCTGAGCTTCCAGCGCATCATGGAGTTCCGTGTGTTCAACCGCTGGGGTGTAGAGGTGTTCAGCACCAACGACAGCCGTATGGGTTGGGATGGTAACTATGAAGGTAAGCCACAGGAGATGGGTACTTACACCTACCTGATCCGCGTAGCTTATCCTGATGGATTTGTTGAGACCTACAAAGGTGAAACAACTTTAATAAGGTAA
- a CDS encoding gliding motility-associated C-terminal domain-containing protein: protein MIHFNKLRGFFTVLMVFIMTSLIGLPKANACHFAAADISIRYVGPGADGCSGTTKYWYIVELDIYYACISCQGTGGTTATIQYASASAQADGLPNPSGNFVATDPQTNIDTVHQLCAQFDDSNSCKTNLKTASRYPAFKVRRHVSDTLKLPYARTDWRFWWSGSARSNSNVNLGGCGSLYVEAMLDNLTKYNNSTVKFLSNPLPYICVNQPNTYLNGPYDPDGDSINVEIQPPYTSTGTQCNYTAPSTYANPIVSSTGFNLNKTTGSVDFKPTQTGQFVLAFRGEDYLKGTNIRLSYVYRDVQVSVLPCTEPPPGIDSLTQAIASITNGTVVNTQFKGQAVFVCPGSDMEFDLNSKSADPSHNVYMYANTGLIPGSSFTTTGQGTGNVTGTFKWTPTTSDIGEHTLVVQSKDSTCLISQPIVLTNYRVILIKVLTGIDAGPDQPVCELNPKPVQLFVRGYEDLRLKWTLNGGPAVGISDDTLYNPTATVSKTTDYVVSTVDLAGSCRAKDTVTLFIDETNKVTITPKNPNNPDNALVLCRPGYIQMEALLSGKPPKNNVACGVGNPTICSKQDTGAVFGSELYGNLAFDTIGTASPIMYNTLRTSRMQYLIRRGELNKSDIFSSTIRSLSLETKGTTTPTYAYSNFRIYIKCTEKEQLSDKDGFENFGMTQVYSAANVTFDDGEHFYPFTTPYSWDTTKNLIIQFCFSDNPTVDTGCGVTSAPPVVKYVPTTYVSGLTLKGADATVTSVCGVDKDPTIAAILGRPAFRFAYCEADPLDFIITWNKSEYLSDSTITQPLAYVPKSTSFVVQTIGRSNCLMRDTLEVYVPEHDMRVEPIDTAFCLGDKAPFTIYGGKFFKWYEYDAANDSFLTPVSVIDPTKGFTYIGPQRSTDYRIVVSDSVWCYDTLSAKIKILPLPDVRILNKDDTTIKYGQSFQILATGARLYNWSPVSSLNNPNISYPIARPTEDTKYIVGGIATNGCRAFDTLHVIVDKKDNLFVPSAFSPNGDGKNDIFRVTNLSFQRIMEFRVFNRWGVEVFSTNDSRMGWDGNYEGKPQEMGTYTYLIRVAYPDGFVETYKGETTLIR, encoded by the coding sequence ATGATTCATTTCAACAAATTAAGAGGCTTTTTTACCGTGCTTATGGTCTTTATTATGACCAGCCTTATCGGTTTGCCCAAGGCAAATGCCTGCCACTTTGCCGCTGCTGATATCAGTATCAGATATGTAGGGCCGGGTGCCGACGGTTGTAGCGGAACGACCAAATACTGGTATATTGTGGAGCTGGATATTTACTATGCATGTATATCCTGCCAGGGAACAGGTGGTACAACCGCTACAATACAATATGCATCGGCCAGTGCACAGGCTGATGGTCTCCCTAATCCAAGTGGTAATTTTGTAGCTACAGATCCACAAACCAATATAGATACTGTGCACCAGTTATGTGCCCAGTTTGATGATAGTAACAGTTGCAAAACCAATCTGAAAACTGCCAGCAGGTATCCCGCGTTCAAAGTACGCAGGCATGTGAGTGATACTTTGAAACTGCCTTATGCCAGGACAGACTGGAGATTCTGGTGGTCGGGTAGTGCACGTAGTAACAGTAACGTAAACCTGGGTGGTTGCGGTTCTCTGTATGTAGAGGCCATGCTGGATAACCTGACTAAATACAACAACAGCACGGTGAAATTCCTGAGTAATCCTTTACCGTATATATGTGTTAATCAGCCTAATACTTACCTGAACGGCCCATATGATCCTGATGGTGACTCAATAAATGTTGAAATACAACCACCATACACAAGCACGGGTACGCAGTGTAATTATACGGCACCATCTACCTATGCGAACCCGATCGTGTCCAGCACAGGTTTTAACCTGAATAAGACAACAGGTAGTGTAGATTTTAAACCTACTCAAACAGGTCAATTCGTACTGGCTTTCAGGGGGGAGGATTACCTGAAAGGAACTAATATAAGACTGAGTTATGTATATCGTGACGTACAGGTGTCTGTATTGCCTTGTACTGAACCACCTCCGGGTATCGACTCACTGACGCAAGCCATTGCTTCGATTACCAATGGTACTGTGGTAAATACGCAATTTAAAGGACAGGCTGTATTTGTGTGTCCCGGTAGTGATATGGAATTTGACCTGAACTCAAAATCAGCAGATCCATCACACAACGTCTATATGTATGCCAATACAGGTCTTATTCCGGGTTCAAGTTTTACGACTACGGGCCAGGGTACAGGAAATGTTACAGGTACATTCAAATGGACCCCTACCACAAGCGATATAGGCGAACATACTTTAGTGGTACAATCTAAAGACTCAACTTGTTTGATCTCTCAACCTATCGTATTAACCAACTATCGTGTTATCCTGATAAAAGTACTTACCGGTATTGATGCCGGTCCGGATCAGCCGGTTTGCGAGTTGAACCCTAAACCTGTTCAACTGTTTGTTAGAGGCTATGAAGACCTGCGTCTGAAATGGACCCTGAACGGGGGGCCTGCGGTAGGTATCAGTGATGATACTCTGTACAACCCGACCGCTACTGTTTCGAAAACAACGGATTATGTCGTGTCTACAGTTGACCTTGCCGGTTCGTGCCGTGCTAAGGATACGGTTACACTGTTCATAGATGAGACCAATAAAGTGACCATCACTCCAAAGAATCCGAATAATCCTGATAATGCACTTGTGTTGTGTCGCCCCGGCTATATTCAGATGGAAGCCCTGCTTTCAGGAAAACCGCCGAAAAACAACGTTGCCTGTGGTGTAGGTAATCCTACTATTTGTTCTAAACAGGATACGGGCGCTGTGTTTGGTTCTGAGTTATACGGAAACCTGGCTTTTGATACTATCGGTACGGCGTCTCCTATTATGTACAATACATTGCGTACATCAAGGATGCAATACCTGATAAGAAGGGGTGAATTGAACAAATCAGATATATTCTCTTCTACAATCCGTAGCTTAAGCTTAGAAACGAAGGGTACTACCACTCCTACTTACGCTTATTCTAATTTCAGGATATATATCAAGTGTACAGAAAAAGAGCAGTTGAGCGATAAAGATGGATTTGAGAATTTCGGAATGACCCAGGTATATTCTGCCGCTAATGTAACATTTGATGACGGGGAACATTTCTATCCGTTTACCACGCCATATTCATGGGATACCACGAAGAACCTGATCATTCAGTTCTGTTTCAGTGATAATCCAACGGTTGATACGGGTTGCGGTGTTACTTCTGCTCCTCCTGTTGTAAAATATGTACCTACAACTTATGTTTCAGGTTTGACCCTGAAAGGAGCAGATGCAACAGTTACAAGTGTTTGCGGTGTAGATAAAGATCCTACAATAGCGGCTATTTTAGGTCGCCCCGCATTCAGGTTCGCATATTGTGAGGCCGATCCGCTTGACTTCATTATCACGTGGAACAAGAGCGAATATCTGTCAGATTCTACAATAACACAACCTTTGGCATACGTTCCTAAGAGTACCTCTTTCGTAGTACAAACGATTGGCCGCAGTAACTGTTTGATGCGCGATACACTGGAGGTGTATGTACCGGAACACGACATGCGCGTAGAGCCTATTGATACAGCTTTCTGTCTCGGTGATAAAGCACCGTTCACTATCTACGGAGGTAAATTCTTCAAATGGTATGAGTATGATGCCGCCAATGACAGTTTCCTTACTCCTGTAAGTGTGATCGACCCAACGAAAGGTTTCACCTATATCGGGCCACAGAGGAGCACAGATTACCGTATAGTAGTGTCAGACAGTGTATGGTGTTATGATACATTATCAGCCAAGATCAAGATACTTCCGTTGCCTGATGTACGTATCCTGAACAAGGATGATACGACCATCAAGTATGGCCAGTCGTTCCAGATACTGGCAACAGGTGCCAGGTTGTATAACTGGAGCCCGGTATCGTCACTGAACAATCCTAATATCTCTTATCCTATAGCACGTCCTACCGAGGATACAAAGTACATCGTAGGAGGTATAGCTACCAATGGTTGCCGTGCGTTTGACACGCTGCATGTTATAGTAGATAAGAAGGATAACCTGTTTGTACCGAGTGCGTTCAGCCCGAACGGAGATGGTAAGAATGACATCTTTAGGGTAACGAACCTGAGCTTCCAGCGCATCATGGAGTTCCGTGTGTTCAACCGCTGGGGTGTAGAGGTGTTCAGCACCAACGACAGCCGTATGGGTTGGGATGGTAACTATGAAGGTAAGCCACAGGAGATGGGTACTTACACCTACCTGATCCGCGTAGCTTATCCTGATGGATTTGTTGAGACCTACAAAGGTGAAACAACGCTGATACGATAA
- a CDS encoding gliding motility-associated C-terminal domain-containing protein — protein MRKLLSSLSFTIVVALLVIFSSQKASASHAAGAEIIYVHISDSTYQFFFKFYRDCTGISEPPTADLCFYNTCTNQNFSITMQKWTGTLPPDNRPNGSSVSAGCSQYSNKCDNSSSNVPGYREWWYSCIATLPLKCNYWKFGVSINARNPQTNIVPGNLYVETAFNSSFTWLNSSPYYSVKPIPYVCLNQAYTYNNGALDADGDSLWSQMINPLAAGNCVGTPANASLVTLTPPINFTNNPLQTNNSFSLNGANGQMSFTATLQGAATLTMKTREFRKNGNNFSEIGSIMRDIQVQVLPCSTIAPTLDTVSINDSGVFSNGFVYGCVGQNLNFCFVIKSTDTGAVLLAEDNLLTAIPGAALTYTNLKTDSVRGCFSWTPTINDVGKHSFLVIIKDSTCKPPGILLQYAKTVDLQIWGPVEASPDTSICYGEPAFLGVTGGANYQWTVLSGTDPSLSNPNIPNPVATPKVTTTYLATSTINPYCPTFNKDTVVITVLNGPTMSGQPDDTTCPGVTLPLDLGIVKSPGVTYNVKWTPATGLSSATSDKPDAKLKTTTQYTVEVGSSDNRCKTLDTVLIDVLTGLTLDNHDTQICVGQSVDVLGKMDARYNIVWNSKTDGAATYNPSNDIVTTITPGDTGNHTYVITGDYYKCKNVPLGAPNGDTSAEFVINVQPNPTVSVDDDASMCYGDTMQLTAVVSPDSYHDYIYSWAPGEALDFTDRTNPIFSAITEGTTTLKFIAKTPAGCSDSDEVSLNVFSATFLFLPNDTAICPGDTISIDMNVASGTKFYWLPDFNISSVSSMQPRIWPVADQQYSVYGVDSLGCLDTAHISITVRPRAVIDMPDSITIYPGESYQMDPGGNCLYYTWFPPLGLNNADISNPSVSPKVNTRYIVHGRTEAGCMVTDSLDVIVNNDSYLTMPNAFTPGKRTNGTLKIVRRGIADLKSFAVYNRWGAKVFETKDINEGWDGTYNGEIQPMGVYLYTIEAVTPSGQTFRKQGNVTLIR, from the coding sequence ATGAGAAAATTACTCTCATCATTATCGTTCACCATTGTAGTAGCCCTGCTGGTTATTTTTTCAAGCCAGAAAGCTTCTGCCTCGCATGCTGCGGGCGCAGAGATAATTTATGTACATATCAGTGATTCAACTTACCAGTTCTTCTTTAAGTTCTATCGCGACTGTACAGGTATATCTGAACCTCCTACTGCAGACCTGTGTTTCTATAACACCTGTACCAATCAGAATTTCAGCATTACTATGCAAAAGTGGACAGGTACATTACCGCCGGACAACAGGCCGAATGGTTCTTCCGTATCTGCCGGATGTTCTCAATATTCCAATAAGTGTGATAACTCATCATCCAATGTTCCGGGTTACCGTGAGTGGTGGTACTCTTGTATCGCAACATTGCCGTTAAAGTGTAACTACTGGAAATTTGGTGTGTCGATCAACGCACGTAACCCTCAAACCAACATCGTTCCGGGTAACTTATATGTTGAAACAGCGTTCAACAGCAGTTTTACATGGTTGAACTCATCTCCATACTATTCGGTTAAGCCGATACCATATGTTTGTCTGAACCAGGCATATACTTATAATAACGGAGCCCTGGATGCTGACGGTGACTCTTTATGGTCGCAGATGATCAACCCACTGGCAGCAGGTAACTGTGTTGGTACACCTGCTAATGCATCGCTGGTAACACTTACACCCCCAATTAATTTTACCAATAACCCGCTTCAAACGAATAACTCATTCAGTCTGAACGGTGCGAATGGCCAGATGTCTTTTACAGCTACCCTGCAGGGTGCAGCCACACTGACCATGAAGACCCGTGAGTTCAGGAAGAACGGTAATAATTTTTCAGAGATAGGTTCAATCATGCGCGACATCCAGGTGCAGGTACTGCCATGTAGTACGATAGCCCCTACACTGGATACAGTATCTATTAATGATAGCGGAGTATTCAGCAACGGATTTGTATATGGTTGTGTTGGCCAGAACCTGAACTTCTGTTTTGTGATCAAATCTACTGATACAGGTGCCGTATTGCTTGCAGAAGATAACCTGCTTACTGCAATACCCGGCGCAGCACTTACATATACTAACCTGAAGACAGACTCAGTAAGAGGCTGTTTCTCATGGACACCAACGATCAATGATGTGGGTAAACACAGTTTCCTTGTGATCATCAAGGACTCAACGTGTAAACCACCGGGCATCCTGTTACAGTATGCCAAGACGGTAGACCTTCAGATCTGGGGCCCTGTAGAGGCTTCACCAGATACGAGTATCTGTTACGGCGAGCCTGCCTTCCTGGGTGTAACCGGCGGAGCGAACTACCAGTGGACGGTATTGAGCGGTACAGACCCCAGTTTGTCTAACCCGAACATACCTAACCCTGTAGCTACACCAAAAGTAACGACCACTTACCTGGCAACCTCAACGATCAACCCATACTGTCCTACGTTCAACAAGGATACAGTAGTGATCACGGTACTGAATGGCCCCACTATGAGCGGTCAGCCTGATGATACTACCTGTCCTGGCGTAACCTTGCCGCTGGACCTGGGAATCGTTAAGAGTCCTGGTGTAACTTATAATGTAAAATGGACACCTGCAACAGGATTGAGCAGTGCTACTTCAGACAAGCCGGATGCCAAACTGAAAACAACTACCCAATATACAGTAGAAGTAGGATCCAGCGATAACCGTTGTAAGACACTGGATACAGTACTGATAGACGTATTGACGGGTCTGACACTGGATAACCATGATACACAGATATGTGTTGGCCAGTCAGTAGATGTACTGGGTAAAATGGATGCACGTTATAATATCGTATGGAATTCTAAAACAGACGGCGCAGCTACGTACAATCCGTCAAATGATATCGTAACAACGATCACTCCCGGTGATACGGGTAATCACACCTATGTGATCACCGGTGATTATTACAAGTGTAAGAATGTACCATTGGGTGCACCCAACGGCGATACATCGGCAGAGTTTGTGATCAATGTACAACCTAACCCGACCGTTAGTGTAGATGATGATGCGAGTATGTGTTATGGCGATACGATGCAACTGACAGCCGTAGTATCACCGGATAGTTACCACGACTACATCTATTCATGGGCACCTGGCGAGGCACTGGATTTCACAGACCGTACCAACCCGATCTTCTCAGCGATCACTGAGGGAACCACGACGTTGAAGTTCATAGCTAAGACGCCGGCTGGTTGTAGCGATAGTGATGAGGTGAGCCTGAATGTCTTCTCAGCGACATTCCTGTTCCTGCCGAATGATACCGCGATCTGTCCGGGTGATACCATATCTATAGATATGAATGTAGCGAGCGGCACTAAGTTCTACTGGTTACCTGATTTCAACATCAGCAGTGTGAGCAGCATGCAACCACGTATATGGCCAGTAGCAGATCAGCAATATTCAGTATATGGCGTAGACAGCCTTGGTTGCCTGGATACTGCGCATATCAGCATCACGGTACGCCCGAGGGCAGTGATAGACATGCCGGATTCAATAACGATCTATCCTGGAGAGAGCTACCAGATGGATCCCGGAGGTAACTGCCTGTACTATACATGGTTCCCACCACTGGGTCTGAACAATGCAGATATCAGCAATCCGTCGGTAAGTCCGAAAGTGAATACGAGGTATATAGTACATGGCCGCACAGAGGCTGGTTGTATGGTAACGGATTCACTGGATGTGATCGTGAACAATGACAGCTACCTGACGATGCCGAATGCATTCACTCCGGGTAAGCGTACTAACGGAACGCTGAAGATAGTGAGGAGAGGTATAGCAGACCTGAAGAGCTTTGCGGTGTACAACCGTTGGGGAGCTAAGGTATTTGAGACCAAAGACATCAATGAAGGTTGGGATGGCACCTACAATGGTGAGATACAACCGATGGGCGTATACCTGTACACAATAGAAGCAGTAACACCATCAGGACAAACATTTAGAAAACAAGGCAACGTAACACTGATACGTTAA